A stretch of Schistocerca americana isolate TAMUIC-IGC-003095 chromosome 3, iqSchAmer2.1, whole genome shotgun sequence DNA encodes these proteins:
- the LOC124607410 gene encoding cuticle protein 63-like — MLKLVMLLPLVFAAASAGFLRGAAVAPVAVAAPAVVAAPAHAVVAAHAPAVVAPAPAVVAAPALVAAPALHPAPIPVAAHLPVAAPVLKIH, encoded by the coding sequence GTGATGCTGCTGCCCCTGGTGTTCGCCGCCGCGTCCGCGGGCTTCCTGCGCGGCGCCGCCGTCGCCCCGGTAGCCGTGGCCGCCCCCGCCGTCGTGGCTGCTCCCGCGCACGCTGTGGTCGCAGCCCACGCCCCCGCcgtcgtcgcccccgcccccgccgtcGTCGCCGCCCCCGCACTCGTGGCGGCGCCAGCGCTGCACCCTGCTCCCATCCCCGTCGCAGCACATCTGCCCGTGGCTGCGCCCGTTCTCAAGATTCATTAA